The genomic stretch TGGGCACAAGCTGTCCAGAAAGGCTGTGGAGTATCCCTCAGAGGTACTCAAAAGACATGGTTCTGGACAACTCTTTCTAGATGGCACTGCTTGTGCAGTGGcgttggacaagatgacctccagaTGTCCCCTCCAATGTCAACTATTCCATGatactgtgattctgtaaaagACTTGTTCACTTCAATGGGGTTGAGATGTGACCTTCTGCCCATGGAATTTAGCTCACTTTCTTGTGCTGTAAGAACTATTTGCAGCCATTACTAAAGGACAACTTTTTACTATGTTCCAGACATGAAAGAGAGAGAATAGATCTCCACTGAGTTCACTGAGAAGTTATTTCTGCAATTACTGCATCTCAAGTGAGGGTGACAAAAAAAGGCCAGTCATGATGGGACACAGGCCTGCAGGGAAATTACATCAGGAATCCCACTTTCAGAAGGGAATACTCAGGCAGATCTGTATCAGTCTGTATCCAAAAGGTGAAAGGCTCCTTTGTTGTATTACCCGTAGCCAAACTACTTGATTGCACTTTCAAACTCCATTTGCAgacataaaaatcaaataacAATTTCTTCACACATACAACAAGCACCCAAAAAGTGCTAGCTGCAAACATTCTGCATTGCACTGAGTATTAATAATCATGTGGGCACATTTTTGATCCTCTCTATGCCAGCAAAGAAATTCATACCGTCACCAAGAGGGGAAAGTCTTCAGTAAGCctacagaaaaactgaaaagaggTGCATCAGACTTCAAAGTATTTCATTTTGTCCTGCTTAGTAAATGCAACACTGCATGTGAGTGACAActgagagggaagaaagaggataATAAATCCTGGTTTTGCTATGAGGTTTTAAGTTGTTCCTTGAAAATGGAACCTGAAGTTGACTGAATTGggttatatattatatttagaaaaatatattatatttaGGAATACTTAGAGCTTGACTGCAGAAATGTTACACATCCTAGAGTACTTGCAACTCTGAAGTGGAGAAGATGTAACCTAAGAAACTGAGTAATGACCACACTAAATTTATAAATAACGATTATATGATACTGAAGTGAAAACCAGTTTCAGTGCTCGGCTGTTGGAAGTTTTCCTCAATGTTTCatatcagaaaaggaaaaagggaattaaaagaTTCACAGGATAGAAACTGACCTATGGATCGAAAATAAAGAGTAAGAgactacattttaaaataaatttgtcaTGATTCAAAAGATACTCGCAAGGATCACCCAGAATATGTTTTTGGAACACCAAACCTTCATCTTTTAAGTGTTCCAGGCCAAACTGAAGAAGACAAATGATCATCCACACAAGAGAACAAATGCCAAACAGCACCTGCTTCAAGTGTCAGGAAGAAACAAATCATGCTTAGAGCAAATTTTTATagcaagagagaggaaaagcctTTCTTTCCCCCAGGAATCTCTTCAATATGCAAATCCTAGTATTAAAAACTTACCTCATCCTATACAGCTCAAAAAAATCATTCCATCTTTTTAGTCTTTTCCCATTCTCTTTCTTCATCGCTAAACGCGTCCAACTGAACCATTTCTACTCAGCTACATTGTAGAAGTTTTATTCTGCTCCACAGAACATTTTTGTTATCCAGTTACTGTTTTGTAAACATGTACACTGTGAATGTAAGTCCAGCACTCCTCAGCATTAAAGCAGCTAATTTTCATCTACATTCTCCTTAAAACTCTTTTGTGTCTTTTAGGTCCTTCTGCCAAATCCTCAAATCTGTACATGTTCCAGAAAAATTTCTGCAAGATGCCTggctttgcaaaataaaattccaGGAACTACTGGAAATATTCAGattattcagaaaaagaaagagctgaTTAAAAAGATCTAGAAATTATGTCTCATTTCCTAATCCAAATGAATTTAGTAGCAAAAGTTGCTATACAATTACATTTACTGTTGAATGTGATCCTTAGAACTGTTTCAAATTCCATTTTCTAGTTTATCATGTTACTGATCTCACAGTTTAGACTGGTGTCTGGTGAGATTTTGGCCCTAACAGAATGTGTCCTGTTTACAAGAAAGTGCAATTAGCTCTAGCATCTAGCTCTACACATTTAACAGGAGGGATCATATTCTTCTTGCATGCACTGTATTTGTTTGGTAGAAAAGTGTGTAGAAATTCTGTTATATTTTTGCTGATGCTTTCTTCTTCAGCTGCTTTAGCAGACTTCGCAATATCCTACCTGATAAAATTTACTTTGGCCAATATTAATCAGTCAGGTTCATGTCCTAacatttacttttctcttttgttgtttGCAATGCCTCTTGGAACTGGGACAAATATCAGACATGTGCTCCTGCAAAGTCTGTGGTATGTACTATATAAATGAGACCCCAGTTCTAGCAACCTAGCTACCATCTGAACAGTATTCTTAGATCTTTATTTCTGAAAGGGACTGTTTTTCCCCAGGTGCCATGAAGGCACTAGTAGCTTTAATATTGCTTGTTCAGCTTGCAATTCACAAAGCTGTACCAGCAGCTCCCCCTGCTCCCTTGGGCTGTGATGACCCAGaatctgaagcagcagctgaagtagCTGTGAATTATATTAATGGCCACAGTCAGCATGGATACAAGTTTGCCTTAAACAGAATCGAGAATATCCGTGTGCTACCCCAGGTAAGTGAGGAGCTTGCAGGCAGAGCACTGTGCTAACCTGGAGATGCTGGAAATGACCAACAAGCCCTGCCAAGAGCTGTATCCTCACACAGGGTAAATCAGCATGGCTCTGTTGATTTAAATGGGGCAGTGCCACCTGGTAGCAGTAGAGAATCCAGGTCACTGGAATGTATCTCTCAAAGAGCAAGAcagagggggagagagaaatgtTCAGATATTTTTGTACAGTGCTTGAAAGGCCTGAGTTTAGAAATGCAGTATGCTTGCTAGGGCAGGTCCTTCACAGTGCTGATTCATGAGCCCGGTAGCTAATCTGAAGAAAAACTGTGAAGATACTCTTCATGATGCAGGTAATTATTTATTGGCTAAATGCATACTTATCATAATTCCATGTGATTAGTGATTTTGTAGTAGGCATTAATTTTACCTAATACCCTATTGAGCTGACAAGGAAGCCGAATAGAAATAACTGCATCTCATTTTCACTAAGATCTATTGCCATCATTGTAAGCATCTAGAAAGGCCATAGAAATGGTCATGAATACAATGTATGTGCCCATTCAGAACCTGTGATTCTCTCAGATCATTGAAAAATGTCCCAAATATTAACATAACTGAAATTCCATGGTTGTTTTCTATTTGTTATGAGAGACAGGATATCAAAGTCATTTACAAAAGACTAAAACAGACTAATGAGATTAGAAGCATGCCCACAGTTACCCACACAAAAACACTGGTGACACTGCTTTGATCATATTTACTACTTTTATACTAAAATAACTTTATTGGTTTAAATGTAATTGCTCATGACTCAAACCTCAGAGTTAATCTTGGAGCTAGGGAAGCTCACTTCTGCCCTTCCCCTCACGTCTTATGTTAGAGTTGCAAAGGTTCGGGAATAACCATAAAAGACCCTGCAGTCTATAAAAAACATTAATACTGGGGCTGGAACTTAGCTGGTGCAATTCAGTGCCATTCCAATGGACTAAATGGGACTGGCCCATGTGCACCAGTGTTTACTTGGTATCTGGTTTTAGAAACACAAAGGTTTTTCATCAACAAAGAcagctgttgtttttttaaaactacccaacaacaaaaaaatcaagttaACTTAAGAGAAGTGTTCACTACATACAGGCTGTGTTTTCCAACATTTATAGGCTAGTTCCTTAGCTGGAAAAATATCAGTGTGACTGTCTTGACCATGACACTTACTCCAGCTAAAAAACCTGTGTTCTGTTTCTTATGAAGTTATATAGTAAAGACTTAGTTACTCTAGTCTATACCTGGAGCTACCCAATGACAATCAGCAACAGaaaccacagcacagctccagaaaaaaaatctgatgatGTTTTTTGAAGTAATTACTACAGTTcctgtgttgggtttttttccaggggCTGAATAATGACATAATATTTATTGAACTTGACTTATTGGAGACCACATGCCCCATTCTCAGTCCTACGCCTCTTGCAAATTGCACAGTAAGGAGCTTCACAGAACATGTGAGTATCTAAAACACTACTAGCTTGGTCCAGAGGTGTATTTTCAGTACGTTGATGCTAGAGGCTATCATCAGATTTCCAAGCAAACGTTGTATCACTGTTATGGTTTGTAACCACCCAATCACCTGTAACCTCCTTGATGATTTTGTTGCCTTCATGTTATGAAGGATTTCTCTTCTAGTTTTCTTTTATGTCTTATGTGAAGAGGACAGGTCACTGTCAGCATAACATTCCACATACAGTTCACGGATGCCATGAGGCATTGTTTAGGGCCTCCACATTCAGCCCTGCATGGTCAGTTCAGATTTCATTGCATCACTGTGAACCACAGACAGGGCAGGTTGTGAATCTGTGCAAACACAGCCTTCCATTGGCTACATGTGGGGTGTTATCTAGTGAAATGCTTTCAAGTCTAGCCACCTAGTCCTGGTCAAGACTACAGAAGAGCTATTCCCTTCAGACAGGGCTTTGCCTTCGAAGTAACGCCCAGCTGGAATTTACTGGCCtcaaatattttgttcttaTGCAAGTGCCATCCAACTGTGAAAAGCTTTCCATAACCATGCAGTGGAAGTGTTGTCTGAGTATAGGTTTCTAAGCAGAAAACTTAGAGAGCAATTGACAATTTAAGACTGCTGTTTCTAGAATGGGGCCCAATCCACAGAGCTCATGACTAAATTTGAATTCTGACCCACCCCTGTATTCATCAGGGCTCAGATCCCATTTTCCATCTTGGGGGAAGTAACTCTAACTGTTCCCTCTTCCCGGAGACTCCAGCGTTGCCTTTGATATCTCCCCTCCTGGATTGCATTGCATGTGAGCCAGCTTGCACAAGGCAGCACACTGCTGTTAGCATGGCCACTGACCAGCTGAGATTAGTGAGAACATTATCAAAATGCTCTGCAGAAGGACTTAATTCAAAAGTATTCATATTCTTCTTCTTTATGAGGGAGGAACCTGAATTAAATGTGCATAATCTGGCTACACTGGCACTTCTGATACTTCTGAGATCCAGATTTGGATCCAAATTTTGCAGCTCTGGTCTGTGTTTTACAAAATCACAGACACCTGGACATGCCTCAGCAGCGCCTTTGCAATCAGACTGATATTGCCAGGAACACTCGGCCAGGATCTCTCTTTTGAATCTAGTAATAGTCACCCTTTTCATAAATTCCTATTTATCTGAACAATGTAACCCTTTGATTTTTTACTCTGTCCAGGCAGTTGAAGGTGACTGTGATGTCAAACTGCAGAGGGTGGATGGAATATTATCTGTACTTGCTAGTAAATGCCACTCACATGCAGGTAAAGACTTTGctatttaagtttgaatctCATTTCCTTCACCTACAAACCCAGCCCTCTTTCTTTGCTCCTTTCTACTGTGACTACTAGACACTATAAGACTCTCTGGGGAGCAAGCCCCATATTTGACCTAGAGTTTACTGGTACTGAGACTTTTCACTCAGAAGTTTAGCCTAGAGAATTTGATTCCTTGTTGTTCTGAATTTACTGAAGCTTGCTGATATTCAGAGTCCCTTTGCCAGATGCAGCTTATTTACTAAATCCAGCATTTTCAATATTGCCACTGGTCATATGAGATCTCTTTGCTCTGTATGAGATATCTTTAGTACTACTTTCAAAACTGGTGAGTTAATGAAATAACAcactcatgaaaaaaaaaaatcccaataaaTGAAAATACCTTCATTTTCCCACCATTTCTTGGTGAGCTGATACGTATTTTCGTTGGTGTCATGGATAGTTTGcctgaaagaaaatttattaaaaCCTGAGTAAGAACATTCGAAATGCGCTGCTGAAGTCCACAGCACTTTTAACTTGCAGACTTCAGTAGGGCAAGTCGTGTGAAACACTGCCATCTATAGTCTGTACTGCAAAAATTCCTTTCGCTGTAATTTGGGACTGATcatgaaacagtattttctgtggctgaacagctctacaatgcctttCAAAACAGCCAATCGGATCGAAACATAATCTGTTTGATTCCTCCCACAGACTCAAGTGAAGATGTTCTCCAACTCTGCCCTGACTGTCCACTGCTGGCAAGTCTGAATAACACTGAGGTATTAACAGCTGTTACAGCTGCACTCAGTGACTACAACAGCAAAACTGCTGATGCTTACCTCAGACTCCTTGAGATTGGAAGAGCCAAAATACAGGTAATTGCTAGAACTATGTCTGCCTTCCATGTGAACAGAATATTTCTTCAGGGGTAACTGTACAGTGCTAACTAGGTATGTTTGCAAACAGATTGACCTTGCTCTTATTTGCCCTCCTAAATTGCTCTTGATTTCCTAAGCATTTTGTGTCATTTTAGCTACAGGATTCTTTTTCACTTCAGCGAGAGATGCAGAGTTAGAAACCACAACATTTGCCTCTTATCTTTTGTCAGCAGCTCTCTCAGTGCAAAGTCATTTAAACAATTTTCCTGTATTAACAGTATCACCCAACGCATACTGTCTCTGTTGAGTTTGCCGTGGCTGCCACGAACTGCTCAGCAGAAGTCGCTAAAGTTAATGTGGAGGCTTGTCAACTACTGCCTGAAGATCAGTCTGTAAGTAGGGGTGGAAAAGCAGCATACTGTGATATGCTCACACTTGTGCAGGAATAGCCCTTTGTGAGGATGAAAGTACAAGAGTGGTATACCATCATTACATGCTTTTCAATATATGATTCCTAAAGCTATATCAcgcctttcttttctctctgaagtaTCTGCACTGAAATCTGATATATTTGAATACATTTCAAAAAGGCCTGAGGACTAAAATGTCtttaacacaaaatattttgaatcaacagaatatatattattttttaattctttttatcatGAGCACCTGAGAAAATCAGGCTGTTTGTACTGGGCAGTACACAAACACATAGCAAAAGGGCAGACTGTTTCACCTTCCTATAATTTAAGTGCAgtcattttgctttgttctgaCATATAGGCTCTTGAGAATTATACTGTACACTTTataatgctattttattttttttttttatttctgatcaAATTGAGTCCTAAGCAGTTTTAGTGGGTGGGAAGATTCCTATATAGTCTTTCCCTCATCATATCCAGACATACAAAGGATATTATTCTAGAAGAATGCAGGCGTTTCGCTGATTTGCTGGTTAGGCATTTAAACAGCTTGGCTTTTTTGTCCAACAGACAAAACATGAGAAGATGTAGCTGTTTCTAAATATACTGATAACTAAATATCGTAATGCAGATCTCCTGTATTTTATAACTATTTCCTATTGactatgttctgctttgccAGAATTTTGGTTTCTGCACAGCAACAGTGGTAACACGCCCCTCACAGCATCTCAAAGTGGACTGCCAGCTCTATGGACATCAGGTACCAACACCAGATATTCCCTTCCTTTCCAGAGTATTCTAGCCTACTAAACTGTAGAAACAATCCCTGAGTTTACTTCTTTTGCTGTCTGTGATAACTTGAGTTTAATTTTGTACCCTAAAAAAACAGGTAAAGTAGCCCCTGATAATCCCATGGATTTCTGTGCCAGGAGTTATGTCATCTCTGCCATCcatgctttttttccagtttttcctcTTAACTATCTGGAAGCTTCACATGTCTGATGGAGAAAAGGGAACCAAACTCTGCTCAGTTAGGGGGATGAAGCAGATAGATGTCAAACATAAAAGAGCCATTGTGGTAGATGAAatcagctgggtttttttactagTAGTCCTTAGATGTGACTGAATTCAGGGAGCCTGATCTGCGCTGCTACAGCAACAGGAGGGAAACATATACATGCTAGCACCAGGGTGCTCTCCAGGTAATTTAGTCTCCATTTGGTTTGAGAAGTACTAGGTGGTGGTTGAATACTTTCTATGGACCAGAGCTCTTGGTAACACAAGAGCTGTCTAGGAGGTATATGAAATAAAGAGTAAGACAGCTAGTTTTGAATGCTTCCTCAGCTGCATAGGTGGCCCTGAAAGTTCATGTAGCACAGAATTTGGTGCTAATGATCTGCCTGATACTAAAAATGTGTTCCTGGGCTCCTATGTATGTGTTAAAATGCAAATCAAACTTCTGTGATGGTCACGAATATTTTGTACCTGATTGGAGGTCTATATCTAGTTGGGAGCAGGGTACCTATTAAGAGGTCAATCATGTTTCTATTATGAATCCCAAGATACTGAACACAAATACAAACttcttcttttccagcctggagTTACCTATGCTCAACCAGGCCAAGGTACATCAGCTGGACTGGTGCCCAGCGTTGTACAAGGCTTCACAAACCACAATCTCAGGCTCTCCCACAATAACCCTGTTGCCTCTGAATCCAGCTCTTCAGAATTTCCTACTTCTGTGCTCTCTGCAAAACCTGTAGCAAAGAGAGCAGTTGCAGAGGTTGCTCAGCATGACAAAGTACCTCGCCCAGTTGGCTTtgtgcctcctcctcctccatgccCTGGGAAGATTCGCCATTTCAAGATATAGGCTGTGTTACAGACATAGCACTACAGCTAAGTGAAGCACCAgtatgcagcagcagcatcaacaCACAGGCCACAGCATCAAGTGCAAATAGGTGAGAATGCTTGACTCTGAGCCTAAATGAATTTTACCCTCCAGAGGGCAGAGCTGTGGCCAGCATCTTGCAAAGGCCTGGTTCAAAATATAGATGATTGCTACATACAGCAGTTCTTTTCCCTACATACAAGGATGCTCtagttaaaatacagaaaatagtgTTTCAATGAAACTGTTGTAAGACCTATACAGCAGTTGCAGCTTGTGATAGAAACATCACCTGAAATGTTATTGCACAATAAAATGCTCAACAGAAATGCTTGGGTATCTTCTATCtgtatatattttcatttagttGCAAGTATCTCCTTCACAGCATTATGAGTCATATTGTAGGCTTGATCTCAAAAACAGTAAGCTCCTGCACTTCTCATCAGCTTCACTGGGATGTATGGGTACTGAGCACTGTAGAAAATCAGGTCAGTCCTTTCTTTTGATCACACACCAGTAACACTGAAGAagtggcaggaaaaaaatgtacttATCCCTTCCACCTGTAGTGTTTCCTAGCATGTACCTACTTTTATTATCTACCAGAAGTACTTCAATACTTTTGGACATGGCATCCATGTCTATGAAAAGAGCAAAGAATCAGGACGCATTCAAGGCTGTACAGGCTGAAAGCATCAACCCTTCCAGCCACACTGAAGTGCATTCTCTGTCTTCCAGCAAATACACAGATGCAATATGATCATGGGTACTGCATGTGCTATGTGTATATGAAGGAATACCAATTCAagggaataaaaatatattacagaCATATATCTTATGTAATAGGAGTCAGACAGTGATGGCAATTTACCATTGCCCTAGCAGTCAAATCTTCCCAAAATTTCTGACACATGTTAGAGGCAAAATCTGTTCTAGGTAGAAAAGTAATAAGAGACAGGGGCCAGAATGATCTTTACTGCCAGCCAGACTGGAATTCTGCAGGCCCTGTGGGAGCAGTCTCTAAGACACTCATGAATCTTTAACCAGGAACAGTGCTTGCTACAAGGTAATTATCATGCAGGCAGCAAAAGCTGCAGAACACATGTCATTTCGGAACTGTTTCCAATAACCGACACTGTTCTCCTAGTTACAACCTTCTAGTATTCAGAAAGCAACACAACTAACATTTGTTCTTGGTGACAGTGCAACAAGTTGCTATACAGAAAGGTTCTGCTCTGTTATACCAATGGCGAAAGAAACAGCCATAGGCATTTGAATCAGTGCTTCAACTGGGTGtatggaagggaaagaaaaaggacaatCAGCCCAGCCTATAAGCCGTAGTCGAATGTGATAGCAACATACTGAGGAGAAGCTCTCCCTATGAAGGCAGCAGCTGTCACGTTTCAAGAATACAATGCGTTCTGGCAGGAAGTGTGCTGCAGAccattgcaccagctactgccAGTCAATTGCTAAGTGAGTTTTTGCTTCTCTGTAAAGCAGTGACTCCAGTATGTTCTGCATGCAGCTATTCATTCACAAAGTGCTAGCACTAAGCTATAGGAATTTCTCAAAGCGGTAAGGTAAGTGGTCCTCCCATCCTACTGCATAAGACACAGTACAGGATTTAATTAAATGGCTACTATTATGATCTGCATTACTATAACAGCAGATACATGAGGATGAGTTTTTAACTCACCTGGGGCAATTAGTTTTCCtaccttttgtattttaaaaccagGAATTGCCTTAACCATACAAATTGTCTTTCATACAATGAAATGAGCACTAAGTTATAGAAGAGACAGTGTTTTCCGACTTAGAAAATTCTTTATCTGATAGCAGAAACAGAATGTTTATAAAAGGGATCCCTGCCAGTGGGGATCTCTGAACTCCAGAAATGCTGCATTGTCGTCTTATCTTTTCCAACCACACAAAGCAAGGATATGTAGTAGAACACATGCAGCCTCCACATTTCACAGATGTTCTCCTACACTTGGGATAACTATTCCATTGTTTCccaaaagagggagaaaaaacccaaaccaaaccaaacaaaaaaaaaagggggggggcaAAATTGCTCTGTGCATTCCAGTTAGTAGCTGCACCTCATCTTTTCCTTAACACTTGCCCTCTTACGAACACATTTTTCCCCCTAAAGGATACATTTTCCATGGCTGTTTTGTCTCTCCCCTGAATGGCCCCGTATTCATGCACCTGCACCTTAGCAACAGATTCAGTATTTAATAATAGAGTCTATGAGCAGCAAGTGTTGCAAAATGGCAGtacataaaatacaaatgcCTCCTTTCCTGAAATGCAGCAGTAGTTCTGCATCACTAGCTGacaatatttttcagttttttgaAG from Lathamus discolor isolate bLatDis1 chromosome 3, bLatDis1.hap1, whole genome shotgun sequence encodes the following:
- the AHSG gene encoding alpha-2-HS-glycoprotein — encoded protein: MKALVALILLVQLAIHKAVPAAPPAPLGCDDPESEAAAEVAVNYINGHSQHGYKFALNRIENIRVLPQGLNNDIIFIELDLLETTCPILSPTPLANCTVRSFTEHAVEGDCDVKLQRVDGILSVLASKCHSHADSSEDVLQLCPDCPLLASLNNTEVLTAVTAALSDYNSKTADAYLRLLEIGRAKIQYHPTHTVSVEFAVAATNCSAEVAKVNVEACQLLPEDQSNFGFCTATVVTRPSQHLKVDCQLYGHQPGVTYAQPGQGTSAGLVPSVVQGFTNHNLRLSHNNPVASESSSSEFPTSVLSAKPVAKRAVAEVAQHDKVPRPVGFVPPPPPCPGKIRHFKI